A stretch of the Uranotaenia lowii strain MFRU-FL chromosome 3, ASM2978415v1, whole genome shotgun sequence genome encodes the following:
- the LOC129752490 gene encoding peptidyl-prolyl cis-trans isomerase 1-like — MWKKSEEIGSNQKKSEEIRRNQKKSEEIRRNQKKIKRNQKKSEEIRRNQKKSEEIRRNQKKSEEIRRNQKKSEEIRRNQKKSEENRRNQKKSEEIRRNQKKSEEFRRNQKKSEEFRRNQKKSEEIRRNQKKSEEIRRNQKKSEEIRRNQKTSEEIRRNQKKSEEIRRNQKKSEEIRRNQKKSEEIRRNQKKSEEIRRNQKKSEEIRRNQKKSEEIRRNQKKSEEIRRNQKKSEEIRRNQKKSEIGNRKSEIGNRKSEIGYRKSEFGIRKSEIGNQKSEIGNRKSEIGNQKIRKSENQKIRKSEN, encoded by the exons ATGTG gaagaaatcagaagaaatcggaagcaatcagaaaaaatcagaagaaatcagaagaaatcagaagaaatcagaagaaatcagaagaaatcagaaaaaaatcaaaagaaatcagAAGAAATCAGAAGAAATCAGAAGAAATCAGAAGAAATCAGAAGAAATCAGAAGAAATCAGAAGAAATCAGAAGAAATCAGAAGAAATCAGAAGAAATCAGAAGAAATCAGAAGAAATCAGAAGAAATCAGAAGAAAACAGAAGAAATCAGAAGAAATCAGAAGAAATCAGAAGAAATCAGAAGAAATCAGAAGAATTTAGAAGAAATCAGAAGAAATCAGAAGAATTTAGAAGAAATCAGAAGAAATCAGAAGAAATCAGAAGAAATCAGAAGAAATCAGAAGAAATCAGAAGAAATCAGAAGAAATCAGAGGAAATCAGAAGGAATCAGAAGACATCAGAAGAAATCAGAagaaaccagaaaaaatcaGAGGAAATCAGAAGGAATCAGAAGAAATCAGAAGAAATCAGAAGAAATCAGAAGAAATCAGAAGAAATCAGAAGAAATCAGAAGAAATCAGAAGAAATCAGAAGAAATCAGAAGAAATCAGAAGAAATCAGAAGAAATCAGAAGAAATCAGAAGAAATCAGAAGAAATCAGAAGAAATCAGAAGAAATCAGAAGAAATCAGAAGAAATCAGAAGAAATCAGAAGAAATCAGAagaaatcagaaatcggaaATCGGAAATCGGAAATCGGAAATCGGAAATCGGAAATCGGATATCGGAAATCAGAATTTGGAATTCGGAAATCGGAAATCGGAAATCAGAAATCGGAAAttggaaatcggaaatcggaaatcggaaatcagaaaatcaggaaatcagaaaatcagaaaattagaaaatcagaaaattag